GATCGAAGATCGGCATAAGGTATATGCACCTATGTTCAATTATTTTTCAGAAGAAAGAAAAGTGGTTGCCGTAGAAAAGAAAAAGAAGAAAATACCTTTTTATGTATGGATAAGTGTTGCCGCAAGTATATTATTTATAATCGGCATCAGATCATTCAATTCAGTATCGGTTGGTAATGATATGGGCGGAACATTTGTATATGTTGATGGAAAGAAAGTTACGGATCAGGCAGAGGTTAGTGTTGCTGCACTCAATTCTATTCGCGTTGTATCAGAAGTCGATAATGATGTAGTGAGTAGCCAAATCGGGATTTTGGATTCTTTTACTGAATAAATTAGAAAATTATGAAATATAAAGTGTTGATGTTATATTGTTTATTGCAGATTGTATCTATGTCTGCTTTAGCACAAGATCACCTGAATATAAAAAGCATATTTGACAAATATGGCAAACAAGAGGGATCAGTGCTCGTACAACTATCGTCCGACATACTTTCACAGGGCAGTAATATTACTTTTTATAAAAGTCTTATAATGAATAATGATGTAGCCAAAGAAAGAGATGTTCTCAATCTCCTGAAACTTGATATAGACAAAAATGTGATAGTATCGGAAGTTAAGAAAAATGGAAAAGTGGAGTCGGGGACATATTATGTAGGCAAAGACAAATCGGGCAAAACAGGTGAATATATTTTGTATAAGAATAAACCTGATAAGATAACAATCGTTTATCTGAAAGGGAACTTCCCACCTGCAAGGCTCGATTCGGAGCTGAAAAAACTGAAAGATCTTTTTATTTATGTGAATGATAAACGTTTAAAAATACAATAGTAATATGAAAAAAATAGTTGCGTTCTTAGCTTTTTGTTTTGTTGTAATATCCGCAAATGCCGATGAAATTGTATTGCAGGATACGATAGTAAAAACAGTACAGATCATCAAGGAGATAAATAGAAATACAGGGGATACCGTTATTGTTTCTACGACAGAAACTCAGGAGTTAATACCCAAAGATGATAACGAGAGCAGTGTTCTTTACAATGGATCGACCTACAATTTTATCTTTTCGTGGAATAAACGAAAAAGCTTGAGTTCTCACTGGACAGGATTCGGTATGGGATTTATGAACTATAGTGACAAAGATATTCCTTTTGGAAAATTGAAAATGAGTAGCTCTCATAATTTCACAGTCAACCTTTTCGACTTTCATAAGCAGATAGGGAAAACAAATTGGTTATTTGTCAGTGGAATAGGAACAGAATGGTCTCGTTATCATTTTGATGATAATGCAGCATTGACTCAAGTGAATGGCGTTACGTCTTTTGTTCCTGCTCCGGAGGGTGTTAATTATAAATCGACAAAGCTATTGGCATATTACATAACTATTCCTCTCTTGTTGGAATATCAGGTATCAGATTTTCATATATCCGGCGGGGTAGTGGGCTTCTTCAAATACTATTCCAAATCGCAAGTTAAATATTATGAAAACGATAAAAAGCAAGTCGTGAATATGGGGCGCGATCTGAATATACGTCCTATAGATATGAGATTGAGGTTGCAAGTTGGGATAAGGGATGTTAGTGTATATGGTTACTATGCTCCATTCTCGATGTTTGAGAAAGATAAAGGGCCTGATCTGAATACTTACACCATCGGCGTTATGCTAGGTATATAGAGATTGATTGTTTAGTCATTCCCAATGAAAAAAGAGCCCTTTAACCTAATAACCTAGGTCGGGGGCTCTTCTCTTCATTCAAAAAAATTGGACTTATTTATTATCTTCACCAAAGATGCTGCCGTAACGATGGTATTCGTAAGCAATACTTTGTTCTTTCAAATAGTGTAACAGTTCGATACGTCCTTCAATTAAAGGCTTGTCGGATGCAATATGCTTTCCTAATTTTGCCGCTTTCCGATAGATTGCATCAGAAAGGTCTGGAGTACAAGTGCGGACACGTTCGTATGAATCTATTTCTTCTACAAACTTTTCTTCGTTTTGTATCTTGATGTGGACACCTGACAGCATACTTGACGCTTTTTCTATAGCCTCTAATTTTTCGTCGCTACCCGAAATGCTAACTACAACAGGAGTTCCCGACCTGTTGGAAGCTAACAAGATTAACAGGATATCGCACAAAGAGTCAGATTCTTGTATGCGCAAACCTATACTCTTGAGAGGTAAATAGCGGAAGATGTTTTCTTCACCATAAAGATGATTAACATCTCTAGCTTTTGAGAATTCGTTTAGCCACGCTTTTGAATAACTGTCGTAAGCAAAGTTTAGGCGAGCCTTTTCTTTTATGTCTGCCAGAAGATCACCTATATTGTATTTATATTCAGATCCTCCCGTTACATCTTTTTCTGTGAATTCGACAAAGCATGATACATAATTAGGACCTCCGGCTTTGATACCTCCGCCAAAGGCAGAGCGTTTCATTCCTCCAAATGGTTGACGGTTTACGATGGCTCCGGTTATACCTCTATTGATGTATAGATTTCCGGCTTCAATGCTATTTTTCCAGAGATCGTGCTCTGCTTCATCCAGACTTTGCAATCCGGCAGTAAGACCATACTCTGATGAATTAGCATACTCTATTCCTTCTTTCAGTCCGTCTATGCATACAACAGATAATAGAGGTGCAAACAATTCATTCTTAAAAGTAAAGCTACCCGGTTTAACACCCCATTTTACAGTAGGCTTGAGTATATATTTCTTATCATCCAAAAACTCCGGAGCTACGAGCCACGATTCGCCCGGTTCGAGATTGTTGATGGCATGCATCAACTTATCGTTGTCGTTAGTTATCATTGGGCCTACCATATTCATAGTATCCCATACACTACCTGTACGCAGGCTTGTTACAGCATCTCGAAGTTTCGATTTGAAGTTTTCGTCGTTGTATATTGTTTTGTCTACTAGGAATAGAGAACATGCCGAGCATTTTTGTCCTGCATTGCCAAATGCCGATGATACCACATTTTGTATGGCATGATCCTGATCGCCATTCGCCGTGAGTATGATTGCATTCTTACCGCCTGTTTCTGCCGATAATGGAGTCTTAGGGCTGTTTTCCAATAGACGGAATGCTGTATCAGTACCTCCGGTAAGTATTATATGTTTCACGGATTGATGAGCAGTAAGATAGTCTAACGAAGAGCGATCTGCACTGCATACAACTTGTAGCGCATCTTTAGGTACACCCGCATTCCAGAAGCATTTTGCAAACTCCCATGCTATTGGTAGTGCTACTGTAGCAGGCTTTAGGATGACTGTATTTCCTCCGGCTAAAGCAGCCGCAACGCCACCTACAGGGATTGCAAGGGGGAAGTTCCAAGGTGGAATCACCAAGATGATACCCTTTGGTTTGTACTCAACAGTACTTAGTCCTGCAAACTGCTTCATCGTAATCGGATAAAAGCGGCAGAAGTCGATAGCTTCAGATACTTCTACGTCTCCCTCTCCGAATGTCTTTCCGGTGATAGCTGCCATACATCCGATAAGATCTCCTCGCTTCGCACTTAAATTTTCGGCTACTTGGTGGAGTATCTCATTTCGTTTGTTTACATCCGTTTTTCTCCAGCCCGATTTGTCTTCTTCGGCAATACTTATTATTTCTTTTATCTGATCGAGTGACGATAGATTTGCTTCGCAGAAACAAACCTGATCATTTCGGCTGCGATCATAGTACTTCTTTTTGTGTTCGGTAATAACTTCTTTATCTCCTATCTGAACAGGTACAACAAAGTTTTTGTCGTCTACAAGCGTACCCCATTTGCGCAGTGCTTCTAATGCCCATTCTCTATTTGCACCTAAGTCAAGATCGGTGTCGGGTTCGTTATGGAATACATTTATATCTACAGGGATAGGTTTTTCTTTCCTGTTTTGTGTCCTGAATGATTTTGGAACTATACTATCTTTCAACTTATATGCTTCGAGGAACTGATTTGTTAGGAAGTTCCATTGAGGACTATCAAGCTTCAAGTTGAATGAATAGCTAAGGAAGTTGTCTTTTCCTGTATTTTCATCCAGACGTCGAACAAGATAGGAAATAGCATTAAGGAAGTGAGCCTTTTTAACTACCGGGGTGTACAGAATGATTTGTTTATTGAGCCCTCTTATTACTCGCGGAAGATTGTTTGCCATTCCCTCTAGCATTTCGAAAGTGACACAATCGCCAACGCCGTTCTTTTCACTAAGCAGATAGGCATAAGCAATACTAAAGAAATTGTGCGATGCCACACCTACATGTAATGCTTTTGCATTTTCAGGCTCTAAGGCTATGTCGAGAATGTGCATATAGTTGGCATCTACTTCTAACTTTGTGGGTAGTATTGGGTTAGGCCAGCCTTTTAGTGAAGATACAATACTTTCCATCTGAAGGTTTGCTCCTTTTACCAAGCGCATTTTTAATGGAGAGCCTCCTTCGGTCACACGCTTTTTCGTAAACTTCAATAAGCGTTCCTGAAATAATCCCGCATCGGGTAGATAGGCTTGTATTACAATACCTGCCATGTAATTCTTGAATTGAGGCATACTCAATACTTCTTCGAATACATCGAGCGTAAGGTGTGTATCTTTATATTCTTCCATATCCAGATTCACAAATTTAGGTCGGGTTACTCCGTCCTGATCTGTATATGGATAATCTATTGCTTGCTGGTAAATTGTTGCGACTAATTCGCAAAGCTCTTTTTTGTTTTGCTCGTAGCTCAGCGAATGTATTTGAGCATATATACCCGATAGCTTGATTGAAATGTAATTTATATCCGGTTCTTTCAACGCTTCCAGGTAATGTTCGTATCTGTTCCTTGCTTCGCCATCGCCAAGAACAACTTCACCTAATAAATTAACATTCTGCCCTATTTTGGAATTCCATCTGCCTGATAAATGTCCTGTAAGTGTAGG
The Dysgonomonas mossii genome window above contains:
- a CDS encoding bifunctional proline dehydrogenase/L-glutamate gamma-semialdehyde dehydrogenase, which produces MEKITTKEVLEWAKDFLVRAEKELTPEEVKEQKKFASLIQTPSNKTVLSKMLDESSQIRDKKLVVKRMKELINEYGVPDFFSSFDRLQLKLFMNFGSLAPGIAVPLFNRRLREETNKIIIAEERPTLTGHLSGRWNSKIGQNVNLLGEVVLGDGEARNRYEHYLEALKEPDINYISIKLSGIYAQIHSLSYEQNKKELCELVATIYQQAIDYPYTDQDGVTRPKFVNLDMEEYKDTHLTLDVFEEVLSMPQFKNYMAGIVIQAYLPDAGLFQERLLKFTKKRVTEGGSPLKMRLVKGANLQMESIVSSLKGWPNPILPTKLEVDANYMHILDIALEPENAKALHVGVASHNFFSIAYAYLLSEKNGVGDCVTFEMLEGMANNLPRVIRGLNKQIILYTPVVKKAHFLNAISYLVRRLDENTGKDNFLSYSFNLKLDSPQWNFLTNQFLEAYKLKDSIVPKSFRTQNRKEKPIPVDINVFHNEPDTDLDLGANREWALEALRKWGTLVDDKNFVVPVQIGDKEVITEHKKKYYDRSRNDQVCFCEANLSSLDQIKEIISIAEEDKSGWRKTDVNKRNEILHQVAENLSAKRGDLIGCMAAITGKTFGEGDVEVSEAIDFCRFYPITMKQFAGLSTVEYKPKGIILVIPPWNFPLAIPVGGVAAALAGGNTVILKPATVALPIAWEFAKCFWNAGVPKDALQVVCSADRSSLDYLTAHQSVKHIILTGGTDTAFRLLENSPKTPLSAETGGKNAIILTANGDQDHAIQNVVSSAFGNAGQKCSACSLFLVDKTIYNDENFKSKLRDAVTSLRTGSVWDTMNMVGPMITNDNDKLMHAINNLEPGESWLVAPEFLDDKKYILKPTVKWGVKPGSFTFKNELFAPLLSVVCIDGLKEGIEYANSSEYGLTAGLQSLDEAEHDLWKNSIEAGNLYINRGITGAIVNRQPFGGMKRSAFGGGIKAGGPNYVSCFVEFTEKDVTGGSEYKYNIGDLLADIKEKARLNFAYDSYSKAWLNEFSKARDVNHLYGEENIFRYLPLKSIGLRIQESDSLCDILLILLASNRSGTPVVVSISGSDEKLEAIEKASSMLSGVHIKIQNEEKFVEEIDSYERVRTCTPDLSDAIYRKAAKLGKHIASDKPLIEGRIELLHYLKEQSIAYEYHRYGSIFGEDNK